A window of Campylobacter ureolyticus contains these coding sequences:
- the phsA gene encoding thiosulfate reductase PhsA — translation MASLKLNAGITDVVGGASKKVGSICEMCSSRCQIEVRVRDGKCDFISGNPKFPANKTSVCARGGAGINQLYDKERLVKPLIRDGERGSGKFREATWEEAYEYCVKKLNELKEKYGAKSVIFTSKSGDSHTEMANFACSYGSPNIFSHWSCCPITEKIAVPHTYGFTPKIDYKNAKYIVNFGHNLFEGIVISNTKALAKNAAREDTKLLVLEPRFSVVAAKADEWLPVRPGTDLAFVMSLIHIWLRDGKYDKEFVEKYTVGLENLKEAVKDATPQWQENLTGIKASSVERIANEIWAAAPAVVIDWGHKTTTTRAEYQRTRAIAIANALMGNFEKKGGIGFAKKANTYNELCGSEIYPTLANLNKNFKVPKDPRIDGAGEEGKYFFIPRKHGILMEIAPAILSEKPYPVKGWVNTRFNHPMNVAGEEKTIEAIKKLDFILSVDIYMNDFSYFADVILPESTYLERDESIQDKSGTGVAYALRNKAIEPIGDTKNGFEIFRELARRMNIDQNYEWEDIDELRMKQVKGNHKLLADLIKDGYVKFDAPRLYYMDKKSVSQFVSKYPEAAKFVDEDGFMSSKMKFKTPSGKIELFCEEVEKMLPGEGCLNINNMDTYDGFELCLTSGKTPIHTNAHTQNIKVLNDMMSQSPIWIHPKAAKKRGLKTGDRVLVKSKFASAYANVMVTEGIREDTLFVYHGFGHISQGLKRTFGDGLNQSKLLNPVSGAVCGTMVTNVGVEISKA, via the coding sequence TTGGCATCTTTAAAGCTAAATGCTGGCATAACAGATGTTGTTGGTGGAGCTAGCAAAAAAGTAGGAAGCATTTGTGAAATGTGCTCATCAAGATGTCAAATCGAGGTTAGAGTTAGAGATGGAAAGTGTGATTTTATAAGTGGAAATCCAAAATTCCCAGCCAATAAAACATCCGTTTGTGCAAGAGGCGGAGCAGGAATTAATCAGCTTTATGATAAGGAAAGATTAGTAAAACCTTTAATAAGAGATGGAGAAAGAGGAAGCGGAAAATTTAGAGAAGCAACTTGGGAAGAGGCGTATGAATATTGCGTTAAAAAATTAAATGAGTTAAAAGAAAAATATGGTGCAAAATCAGTTATTTTTACGTCAAAAAGTGGAGATTCTCACACGGAAATGGCAAATTTTGCCTGTAGTTATGGAAGTCCAAATATTTTTTCTCATTGGTCTTGCTGTCCAATAACTGAAAAAATAGCTGTTCCTCATACTTATGGCTTTACTCCAAAAATTGATTATAAAAATGCAAAATATATAGTCAATTTCGGTCATAACTTATTTGAGGGCATTGTTATTTCAAATACAAAAGCACTTGCAAAAAATGCAGCTAGAGAAGATACAAAACTTTTGGTTTTAGAGCCAAGATTTAGCGTAGTTGCAGCAAAAGCAGATGAGTGGCTTCCAGTAAGACCAGGAACAGATTTAGCTTTTGTTATGAGTTTAATTCATATTTGGCTAAGAGATGGAAAATATGATAAAGAATTTGTTGAAAAATATACAGTAGGACTTGAAAATTTAAAAGAGGCTGTAAAAGATGCAACCCCACAGTGGCAAGAAAACCTAACTGGTATTAAAGCTTCAAGTGTTGAGCGAATTGCAAATGAAATTTGGGCTGCGGCTCCAGCAGTTGTAATTGATTGGGGACATAAAACAACAACTACAAGGGCTGAGTATCAAAGAACAAGAGCAATTGCAATAGCAAATGCCTTGATGGGAAATTTTGAAAAAAAAGGTGGTATCGGATTTGCAAAAAAAGCAAATACTTATAACGAACTTTGTGGAAGTGAAATTTATCCAACTTTAGCAAATTTAAATAAAAATTTTAAAGTTCCAAAAGATCCAAGGATTGATGGTGCTGGAGAAGAGGGTAAATACTTTTTTATCCCAAGAAAACATGGAATTTTAATGGAGATAGCACCTGCGATATTAAGTGAAAAACCTTATCCTGTAAAAGGCTGGGTAAATACGAGATTTAATCATCCAATGAATGTTGCTGGTGAGGAAAAAACTATTGAAGCGATAAAAAAACTTGATTTTATACTTTCAGTTGATATTTATATGAATGATTTTAGCTATTTTGCTGATGTTATTTTGCCTGAAAGCACATATCTAGAAAGAGATGAAAGTATTCAAGATAAAAGTGGTACAGGAGTTGCTTATGCACTTAGAAATAAAGCAATTGAGCCAATTGGTGATACAAAAAATGGCTTTGAAATTTTTAGAGAACTTGCAAGACGTATGAATATTGACCAAAACTATGAGTGGGAGGATATTGATGAGCTTAGAATGAAGCAAGTAAAGGGAAATCATAAGCTTCTAGCAGATTTGATAAAAGATGGTTATGTTAAATTTGATGCTCCAAGACTTTATTATATGGATAAAAAATCAGTTAGTCAATTTGTTAGTAAATATCCAGAAGCTGCTAAATTTGTCGATGAAGATGGGTTTATGAGTTCTAAGATGAAGTTTAAAACTCCAAGCGGAAAAATAGAGTTATTTTGTGAGGAAGTTGAAAAGATGCTTCCAGGTGAGGGTTGTTTAAATATAAATAATATGGATACTTATGATGGATTTGAGCTTTGCTTAACTAGCGGAAAAACTCCAATTCATACAAATGCACATACGCAAAACATAAAAGTATTAAATGATATGATGAGTCAATCACCTATTTGGATACATCCAAAGGCAGCCAAAAAAAGAGGACTAAAAACAGGAGATAGAGTTTTAGTAAAAAGCAAATTCGCAAGTGCTTATGCAAACGTTATGGTGACAGAAGGTATTAGAGAAGATACATTATTTGTATATCATGGATTTGGGCATATTAGCCAAGGGCTTAAAAGAACCTTTGGTGATGGACTAAATCAAAGTAAGTTATTAAACCCTGTTTCTGGCGCGGTTTGTGGGACAATGGTGACAAATGTTGGTGTTGAAATAAGTAAGGCTTAA